Proteins encoded together in one Mycolicibacter minnesotensis window:
- a CDS encoding ATP-dependent DNA ligase: MTAESAQTRVTLTNADKVLYPATGTTKAEVFGYYTRIAEVMLPHIAGRPATRKRWPNGVEQGSFFEKQVASSAPDWLPRADIQHRSGVTTYPIIEDLDGLAWIAQQAALEVHVPQWRFEEQWSHGGKVLAPGLATRLVFDLDPGEGVSMSQLAEVARAIRDVISDLGLQTFPLTSGSKGLHIYAALERPVSSSGAASVAKRVAQQLESALPMLVTATMSKKLRVGKVFLDWSQNNASKTTIAPYSLRGREQPTVAAPRTWAEIDDAELRQLRFDEVLDRAARNGDLLAGLDPPPQAPDRLAVYRAKRAADRTPEPVPAAAPAPSAGNSFVIHEHHARRLHYDFRLERDGVLMSWAVPKNLPATTSVNHLAVRTEDHPLEYGSFEGTIPKGEYGAGTVRIWDSGTCVTEKFEDTAEKGEVIVVLSGHRISGRYALIRTGGNQWLAHRMKDQQAFSFAELTPMLATHGSVARLTPSQWAFEGKWDGYRLLVEADHGRLRLRARSGRDVTGEYRHLPFPATDLAEHHLVLDGELVALDDAGVPSFAAMQNSARAARLQFWAFDLLYLDGRPLLRVAYRDRRKLLETLAQGTDLVVQDLLYPDGAKALEQSLSLGWEGVVAKKWDSAYQPGRRSSVWIKSKHWRTQEVVIGGWRAGEGARGGGIGSLLMGVPDAGGLRFVGRVGTGFTERQLAALKELLLPQLADESPFNAELSTADVKDVTFVKPTLVGEVRYSERTSDGRLRQPSWRGLRPEKTPGDVVSED, translated from the coding sequence ATGACCGCTGAGTCCGCGCAGACCCGGGTCACGCTGACCAACGCCGACAAGGTGCTCTACCCCGCCACGGGCACCACCAAAGCCGAGGTCTTCGGCTACTACACCCGTATCGCCGAGGTGATGCTGCCGCACATCGCGGGGCGCCCGGCGACACGCAAACGCTGGCCCAACGGGGTCGAACAGGGCTCCTTCTTCGAAAAGCAGGTGGCCTCCTCGGCGCCGGACTGGCTGCCTCGCGCCGACATTCAGCATCGCTCCGGCGTCACCACCTATCCGATCATCGAGGACCTCGACGGCCTGGCCTGGATCGCCCAGCAGGCCGCGCTGGAAGTCCACGTCCCGCAGTGGCGATTCGAGGAGCAATGGAGCCACGGCGGCAAGGTGCTCGCACCCGGGCTGGCAACGCGTCTGGTGTTCGACCTCGATCCCGGCGAGGGCGTGTCGATGAGTCAGCTCGCCGAAGTGGCGCGTGCCATTCGTGACGTGATCTCCGATCTGGGCCTGCAGACCTTTCCGCTCACCAGCGGTAGTAAGGGACTGCACATCTACGCGGCGCTGGAGCGTCCGGTCAGCAGTTCCGGCGCCGCGTCGGTGGCCAAACGTGTTGCCCAGCAACTCGAAAGCGCCCTGCCGATGCTGGTGACGGCGACCATGTCGAAGAAGCTGCGGGTGGGGAAGGTCTTTCTCGACTGGAGCCAGAACAACGCGTCGAAAACCACCATCGCACCGTATTCGCTGCGGGGCCGCGAGCAGCCCACCGTTGCCGCTCCACGCACCTGGGCCGAGATTGACGATGCGGAACTGCGGCAGCTGCGCTTCGACGAAGTGCTCGACCGTGCCGCCCGTAACGGCGACCTGTTGGCCGGCCTAGACCCGCCGCCGCAGGCACCCGACCGGTTGGCCGTATACCGGGCCAAACGTGCCGCCGATCGGACTCCCGAACCCGTTCCGGCCGCGGCCCCGGCGCCCAGCGCCGGCAACAGCTTTGTCATCCACGAACACCACGCCCGCCGGTTGCACTACGACTTCCGGCTGGAGCGTGACGGAGTGCTGATGAGCTGGGCGGTACCCAAGAACCTTCCGGCCACGACGTCGGTCAACCATCTTGCGGTGCGTACCGAAGACCATCCGCTGGAATACGGCAGCTTCGAAGGCACCATCCCCAAGGGCGAATACGGTGCCGGCACCGTACGCATCTGGGATTCGGGCACCTGTGTGACCGAGAAGTTCGAGGACACCGCCGAAAAAGGCGAGGTGATAGTCGTTCTGTCCGGACACCGGATCTCCGGGCGATACGCGCTCATCCGCACCGGAGGAAACCAGTGGCTGGCGCACCGCATGAAAGACCAACAGGCGTTCTCGTTCGCAGAGCTGACGCCGATGCTGGCAACGCACGGGTCGGTGGCCCGGCTGACGCCGAGCCAGTGGGCCTTTGAAGGCAAATGGGACGGGTATCGCCTGCTGGTGGAGGCCGATCACGGCCGGCTGCGGTTGCGGGCCCGCAGCGGCCGGGACGTCACCGGTGAGTATCGACACCTACCATTTCCCGCCACGGACCTGGCCGAGCATCACCTCGTGCTCGACGGCGAGCTGGTCGCACTCGACGACGCCGGAGTGCCCAGCTTCGCCGCGATGCAGAACAGTGCCCGGGCGGCCCGGCTGCAGTTCTGGGCCTTCGACCTGCTCTATCTTGACGGCCGTCCGCTGCTGCGGGTGGCCTACCGGGATCGTCGGAAGCTCTTGGAAACCCTTGCGCAGGGAACCGATCTGGTGGTCCAGGATCTGCTTTACCCCGACGGGGCGAAGGCACTGGAGCAGTCACTCAGCCTCGGCTGGGAGGGTGTGGTCGCCAAGAAATGGGACTCGGCCTACCAGCCGGGGCGCCGGTCCTCGGTGTGGATCAAGTCCAAGCACTGGCGGACTCAGGAGGTCGTGATCGGCGGCTGGCGCGCCGGGGAGGGCGCCAGGGGCGGTGGGATCGGGTCACTGTTGATGGGTGTCCCCGACGCCGGCGGCCTGCGCTTTGTCGGTCGGGTCGGAACGGGGTTCACCGAGCGTCAACTAGCGGCCCTCAAGGAACTGTTGCTGCCTCAGCTGGCCGACGAATCACCTTTTAACGCAGAGCTTTCCACCGCTGATGTGAAGGATGTCACGTTCGTGAAGCCGACGCTGGTGGGGGAGGTGCGCTATAGCGAACGCACCTCCGATGGCCGGCTGCGCCAGCCCAGCTGGCGCGGCCTGCGGCCCGAGAAGACGCCTGGCGATGTGGTGAGTGAGGATTGA
- a CDS encoding cellulase family glycosylhydrolase has translation MSRHRSKVVGSKVVGIAAFMAIAPMTAPAHADLEDMMEALFAPFTAGELDSQAAVDSSAWETFLSADHWNAALTALAEPGSALSLSFDPYAGLYSLAEKWIDSEIGGQVNGVINQLFGSTVIGNGADGTEANPNGGAGGWIFGNGGAGWDSTTDGVAGGAGGAALGILGNGGAGGDGGAGAAGGDGGAAGWLFGNGGAGGDAGDGPTAAGLPALGGVGGTAGLLDGVHGAVGQFGTLPGGITGTVPAPVEVSNGWLTNSDGQVVLLRGLNQVYKIPPYEPSADGFGEKDAAFLAANGFNVVRLGVIWAGVQPQPGVIDYDYLASIENTVEILGRYNIQVVLDMHQDLYSEQFGGEGAPDWAVLTGGLPHFGVGFPGTYPISPAQNYAWDAFWGNEKAPDGIGLQNHYGIMWQAVANYFKGNENVAGYEIMNEPWAGSQALGSILGNPYFDSQQLTPFYDQIIAAIRSVDPNKTVFYEPNTLFGSLPVPTHLGAVDDENSVFSFHHYCVTTSLIPGSSFGCDWNADIVFGYANDYMEENNVPGWLSEFGATNNLGAIDASLVGSNQNLLGWAAWAYTGKDITSASPEDQALVYDTNLPPVGDNVNWDKLDLLAQPYPQAVSGIPTGISFSNGEFNFSYTTDRADGSGSFGADATTTIAVPPNHFPNGYTVEITGGTVTSAPNAPLLTIGSNGDASTISVRVIRI, from the coding sequence ATGTCTCGTCACCGCAGCAAGGTCGTGGGCAGCAAGGTTGTCGGTATCGCCGCATTCATGGCGATCGCTCCCATGACCGCGCCGGCTCACGCCGATCTGGAAGACATGATGGAGGCGCTGTTCGCGCCGTTCACGGCCGGCGAGCTGGACAGCCAGGCCGCGGTGGACAGCTCGGCATGGGAAACGTTCTTGTCCGCCGACCACTGGAATGCCGCACTCACCGCGCTGGCCGAGCCCGGCTCGGCCTTGTCCTTGAGCTTCGACCCCTACGCCGGGCTCTACAGCCTGGCCGAGAAGTGGATCGACAGCGAGATCGGCGGCCAGGTCAACGGCGTCATCAACCAGCTGTTCGGTTCCACCGTGATCGGCAACGGCGCCGATGGCACCGAAGCCAACCCCAACGGCGGCGCAGGCGGCTGGATCTTCGGTAACGGCGGCGCCGGCTGGGACAGCACCACCGACGGTGTCGCCGGCGGCGCCGGCGGCGCCGCCCTGGGAATCCTCGGCAACGGCGGCGCAGGCGGAGACGGTGGAGCAGGTGCCGCAGGCGGCGACGGCGGAGCCGCCGGCTGGCTCTTCGGCAACGGCGGCGCAGGCGGCGATGCCGGTGACGGCCCCACCGCGGCCGGACTGCCCGCCCTCGGCGGCGTCGGCGGAACCGCCGGCCTGCTCGACGGAGTTCACGGCGCCGTAGGACAATTCGGCACCCTGCCCGGCGGCATCACCGGCACCGTCCCCGCACCGGTCGAGGTCTCCAACGGCTGGCTCACCAACAGTGACGGCCAAGTCGTGCTACTGCGCGGACTCAACCAGGTCTACAAGATCCCCCCGTATGAGCCCTCCGCCGACGGCTTCGGCGAAAAGGACGCCGCCTTCCTGGCCGCCAACGGCTTCAATGTCGTGCGCCTGGGCGTGATCTGGGCCGGCGTCCAACCACAACCCGGCGTCATCGACTACGACTACCTGGCCTCCATCGAGAACACCGTCGAAATCCTCGGCCGCTACAACATCCAAGTCGTGCTCGACATGCACCAAGACCTCTACAGCGAGCAATTCGGCGGGGAGGGCGCCCCCGACTGGGCCGTTCTGACCGGTGGGCTCCCCCACTTCGGTGTGGGCTTCCCGGGGACTTACCCGATCAGCCCGGCGCAGAACTACGCCTGGGACGCCTTCTGGGGCAACGAGAAGGCGCCCGATGGTATCGGTCTGCAGAACCACTACGGGATCATGTGGCAGGCGGTGGCCAACTACTTCAAGGGCAACGAGAACGTCGCCGGCTACGAGATCATGAACGAGCCGTGGGCGGGTTCACAGGCCCTGGGCAGCATCTTGGGCAACCCCTACTTCGACTCTCAGCAGCTGACCCCGTTCTACGACCAGATCATCGCAGCCATCCGCTCCGTCGACCCGAACAAGACGGTGTTCTACGAGCCCAACACGCTGTTCGGCAGCCTGCCGGTGCCCACCCACCTGGGAGCGGTGGACGACGAGAACTCGGTGTTCTCGTTCCACCACTACTGCGTCACGACGTCGCTGATCCCTGGCTCCAGCTTCGGCTGCGACTGGAACGCCGACATCGTCTTCGGCTACGCCAACGACTACATGGAGGAGAACAACGTTCCGGGCTGGCTGAGCGAGTTCGGTGCCACCAACAACCTCGGGGCCATCGACGCCAGCCTGGTGGGGTCCAACCAGAATCTGCTTGGTTGGGCGGCATGGGCCTACACCGGTAAGGACATCACCAGCGCCTCGCCGGAAGACCAGGCACTGGTCTACGACACGAACCTGCCTCCGGTCGGCGACAACGTCAACTGGGACAAGCTCGACCTCCTGGCCCAGCCCTACCCCCAGGCGGTCTCCGGCATCCCGACCGGCATCTCCTTCAGCAACGGCGAGTTCAACTTCAGCTACACCACCGACCGCGCCGACGGCTCAGGCTCCTTCGGGGCCGATGCGACGACCACCATCGCCGTTCCGCCCAACCACTTCCCCAACGGCTACACCGTGGAGATCACCGGCGGAACCGTCACCTCAGCACCCAATGCCCCACTGCTGACAATCGGATCCAATGGCGACGCCTCCACCATCAGCGTCAGGGTGATCCGGATCTAG
- a CDS encoding cellulase family glycosylhydrolase, which yields MSRHRSKVVGSKVVGIAAFMAIAPMTAPAHADLEDMMEALFAPFTAGELDSQAAVDSSAWETFLSADHWNAALTALAEPGSALSLSFDPYAGLYSLAEKWIDSEIGGQVNGVINQLFGSTVIGNGADGTEANPNGGAGGWIFGNGGAGWDSTTDGVAGGAGGAALGILGNGGAGGDGGAGAAGGDGGAAGWLFGNGGAGGDAGDGPTLAGLPALGGVGGTAGLLDGTHGDNGSFGTLPDGYTGTVTPPVEVSNGYFTNSDGQVVLLRGLNQVYKIPPYEPSADGFGEKDAAFLAANGFNVVRLGVIWAGVQPQPGVIDYDYLASIENTVDMLGRHNIMVILDMHQDLYGGYFGGDGAPDWATFTGGLPNIDAGFPGSYFVSPAQNYAWDAFWANTQASDGIGVQNHYGMMWQEVANYFKGNETVAGYEIINEPWAGSHWLGSLLGNPYFDAQQLTPFYNQITDSIRSVDPNKTVFFGPTTLEASLPVRTHLGEVEDPNTAYSFHHYCMVNAIVSSLSFGCDWNADAVFGFAYDYAQEHNIPAFLSEFGATNNLPTIGASLEAANRYLFGWTEWAYTGKDITSTSPNDQALVYDTNLPPVGDNVNWDKLDLLAQPYPQAISGIPTSLTFNNGEFNFSYSTDRADGSGMFGAGSETSIAVPANHYPNGYNVEITGGTVTSAPNAPVLTIGSDGDASTITVKLIRI from the coding sequence CGGCTCACGCCGATCTGGAAGACATGATGGAGGCGCTGTTCGCGCCGTTCACGGCCGGCGAGCTGGACAGCCAGGCCGCGGTGGACAGCTCGGCATGGGAAACGTTCTTGTCCGCCGACCACTGGAATGCCGCACTCACCGCGCTGGCCGAGCCCGGCTCGGCCTTGTCCTTGAGCTTCGACCCCTACGCCGGGCTCTACAGCCTGGCCGAGAAGTGGATCGACAGCGAGATCGGCGGCCAGGTCAACGGCGTCATCAACCAGCTGTTCGGTTCCACCGTGATCGGCAACGGCGCCGATGGCACCGAAGCCAACCCCAACGGCGGCGCAGGCGGCTGGATCTTCGGTAACGGCGGCGCCGGCTGGGACAGCACCACCGACGGTGTCGCCGGCGGCGCCGGCGGCGCCGCCCTGGGAATCCTCGGCAACGGCGGCGCAGGCGGAGACGGTGGAGCAGGTGCCGCAGGCGGCGACGGCGGAGCCGCCGGCTGGCTCTTCGGCAACGGCGGCGCAGGCGGCGATGCCGGTGACGGCCCCACCCTGGCCGGACTGCCCGCCCTCGGCGGCGTCGGCGGAACCGCCGGCCTGCTCGACGGAACCCACGGCGATAATGGCAGCTTTGGCACCCTGCCCGACGGCTACACCGGCACCGTGACCCCACCGGTCGAGGTCTCCAACGGCTACTTCACCAACAGTGACGGCCAGGTCGTGCTACTGCGCGGACTCAACCAGGTCTACAAGATCCCCCCGTATGAGCCCTCCGCCGACGGCTTCGGCGAAAAGGACGCCGCCTTCCTGGCCGCCAACGGCTTCAATGTCGTGCGCCTGGGCGTGATCTGGGCCGGCGTCCAACCACAACCCGGCGTCATCGACTACGACTACCTGGCCTCCATCGAGAACACCGTCGACATGCTGGGCCGCCACAACATCATGGTCATCCTCGACATGCACCAAGACCTCTACGGCGGCTACTTCGGCGGCGACGGCGCACCGGACTGGGCCACGTTCACCGGTGGCCTACCCAATATCGATGCGGGCTTCCCCGGCAGCTACTTCGTGAGTCCGGCCCAGAACTACGCGTGGGATGCGTTCTGGGCCAACACCCAGGCCTCAGATGGCATCGGCGTGCAGAACCACTACGGAATGATGTGGCAGGAAGTCGCCAACTACTTCAAGGGCAACGAGACCGTTGCCGGCTACGAGATCATCAACGAGCCCTGGGCCGGCTCGCACTGGCTGGGAAGCCTGTTGGGCAACCCCTACTTCGACGCCCAGCAGCTGACCCCGTTCTACAACCAGATCACCGATTCCATCCGCTCGGTCGACCCGAACAAGACGGTCTTCTTCGGACCGACCACCTTGGAGGCATCGCTGCCGGTCCGAACCCACCTCGGCGAGGTGGAGGACCCCAACACCGCCTACTCCTTCCATCACTACTGCATGGTGAACGCGATCGTCTCCAGCCTGAGCTTCGGTTGCGACTGGAACGCCGACGCCGTGTTCGGCTTCGCCTACGACTACGCGCAGGAACACAACATCCCGGCGTTCTTGAGCGAGTTCGGCGCCACCAACAATCTTCCGACCATCGGGGCCAGCCTGGAGGCGGCGAACCGGTATCTGTTCGGTTGGACCGAGTGGGCCTACACCGGCAAGGACATCACCAGTACATCGCCCAACGACCAGGCGCTGGTCTACGACACCAACCTGCCCCCGGTCGGCGACAACGTCAACTGGGACAAACTCGACCTCCTGGCCCAGCCCTACCCCCAGGCCATCTCCGGCATCCCCACGTCGCTGACCTTCAACAACGGCGAATTCAACTTCAGCTACTCCACAGATCGCGCCGACGGCTCAGGCATGTTCGGGGCAGGCTCTGAGACCTCGATCGCCGTGCCGGCCAACCACTACCCCAACGGCTACAACGTGGAGATCACCGGCGGAACCGTCACCTCAGCACCCAATGCCCCAGTCCTGACCATTGGATCCGACGGCGACGCCTCCACCATCACCGTGAAGTTGATACGGATCTAG